A window from Cryptomeria japonica chromosome 1, Sugi_1.0, whole genome shotgun sequence encodes these proteins:
- the LOC131068202 gene encoding uncharacterized protein LOC131068202 has translation MENNITAKQWFDYAKQLYEKDFGVESPLIFNINTNLCTKQEIEMGIKKLGVGKVKDLVDLQAEYLKWALKSLAPHTMKNFNNIIQQGFPKDWTTSLVIPLFKSRDVNNPSNYRTIMINPLFAKFFGSMTENRISKWLEEIGKRVKGQACFRPKHSIVDHGITLRHLIEKGWEEKEEIFCCFVDFRKAFDMVPSIQTLEQNGRTLESHLIMVVHGLYEEVKVKIGTSDGLSESFISNIGVK, from the coding sequence ATGGAAAACAATATTACAGCTAAACAATGGTTTGATTATGCTAAACAACTTTATGAAAAGGACTTTGGGGTGGAATCGCCTCTAATTTTTAACATTAATACAAATCTTTGTACAAAGCAGGAAATTGAAATGGGTATAAAAAAGTTAGGTGTTGGAAAAGTAAAAGACTTGGTTGATCTTCAAGCGGAATATTTGAAGTGGGCTTTGAAATCTTTGGCGCCACACACTATGAAAAATTTTAACAACATCATACAACAGGGATTTCCCAAAGATTGGACTACTAGTCTTGTCATTCCTCTTTTTAAGAGCAGGGATGTCAATAATCCCTCTAATTACAGAACCATTATGATTAACCCTTTATTTGCAAAGTTTTTTGGCAGCATGACAGAGAATAGAATTAGCAAGTGGTTGGAAGAGATTGGTAAGCGTGTAAAAGGGCAAGCTTGTTTTAGACCTAAGCATTCCATAGTTGATCATGGTATCACTTTGAGACATTTAATTGAAAAGGGAtgggaagagaaagaagagatcttttgttgttttgttgatttcagaaaGGCTTTTGACATGGTTCCTAGCATTCAAACTTTGGAACAGAATGGAAGAACTTTGGAATCCCATCTTATAATGGTTGTCCATGGGCTTTATGAGGAGGTTAAAGTCAAAATCGGAACCTCAGATGGTCTCTCTGAAAGCTTCATAAGCAATATTGGGGTCAAATAA